GAGGGGTTGGAATGTCAATTAAGGCAAAGTTTGAGGGGcgtttaataataaaaaaggaagaacAGAGTTTATGTGATGCCCAAtgttaattgtaatttaaCAACTTTGATTTTGTTAGCATCGTtgtttatgtgttttgttTGGATATTTGCTTCCTTAGTTGGTTTGCGTCATTATCTCTATCTTTCTCATTTTAAGAATCTTGCTCGTTTGTTGAAgttttaatcacttttttgAAGTCAAATTTTGGTATCCATGTAGTTTTGCAGCTGTGTTATAACTTATAACCAGCTGAGTGGGTGTATACCCACACAGCTGAGTTCTCTGAAGAAGTTGAACGTTCTAGCTCTGCAATCCAATCTTTTTGAGTGGTGCAATCACTGCCATGTTGGGCAATTTGGGAGTCTTAATGAAGCTAGACCTCAGTTTCAACCGCCTCTTGATCAATCCCTACCAAACTGGCTGATGCACCGTTGCTCCAAGTCTTGGATGTTCGACTACACCCTCTCTGGCAATGTGCCTCTTGgtaattacataaattttctCCTTTACATCATTGTATGAGCTTTAAATGAATGGATGTTGATTTTGTATGGTGTTTGATGGTTGAAGCTCTGAAGAGGCTGGTGTATGGGTTTCAGTATGATAACAATCCTGGGCTGTGTGGTTCTGGTTTCTCTTCTCTGAGGAGCTGTATTGATTCGGATCATCCCAGCTCTGAGGGGCCAGAGCCTTATGCAGGAGGAGGGGATGGTCTCTCAACCAAGAATATACCAGAGACTGCTGATCTCAATTTAAACTGCAGCCAGAGTTCTTGCTCCAAGAAATCAAAGACTCCGGGTGTCTCGTTGGCTGTTGGCGTAGTGGTTGTTTCTGTTATTGTATCAGCTGTTGGCATTCTGTCGTTTGTACTCTACCATAGGCGTAAGCAGAAGCTTGGTAGTGCATTTGAAATGTCCGAGAGCCGACTCAGTACTGACCGTGTCAAGAAGGGTTACAGAAAGAATGGATCTGGATCTCCACTTGTCAGCCTTGAGTACTCAAATGGATGGGATCCATTGGCTGAGGATCGTCGCTATGGTGGCTTGCAAGAAGTTATGCAGAGCTTTAGGCTAAACCTGCAGGAGATCGAGACAGCTACTCAGTACTTTGCTGATAAGAATTTACTGGGAAAGAGTAACTACGCAGTGACATATAGAGGAACTTTGAGAGATGGATCCATTGTTGCTGGTCAGAGGATTATGAAGAGTAGCTGCAAATCGGAGGAAGCAGAATTCTTAAAGGGGTTGAGCATCCTCACCTCGTTGAGGCATGAAAATTTGGTCATGCTTAGAGGGTTCTGCTGTTCTAGAGGCCGCGGTGACCGTTTATGATTATATACCTAATGGGAGTTTGTTCTGGTATCTTGATCTCAAGGAGGGCGACAGCCATGTTCTTATATGGTCTACTAGAGTTTCTATAATCAATGGGATTGCTAAAGGTACATTGTTAGCAACAGTTGTTGTGCATTCTATAGCTAAACAAATTAAGAATCTGAggtttttcttttacttgaaCAGGTGTAGAGTATTTGCATGGGTGCAAGGTGAACAAGCCGTCTATGGTTCATCAAAACATTTCTGGTAAGAATGTGCTCATCAACCAGTGGTCGAAGCCCTTGCTATCTGACTCGTTCCTGCACAAACTTCTCACTGATGACACAGTCTTCTCGGCACTCAAAGCTAGTGCTGCTATGGGGTATCTTGCTCTGAGTACACAAACACTGGCCGTTTCACTGAGAAAAGTGATGTGTATGCTTTTGGGGTGCTTCTCTTGCAGATCCTGTCTGGAAAGAAGAAATATGTTGCTTCTATGAGATCTTCTACTGAGTCTTGCAGCCTTGACATCATAGATCCTAATCTCCATGGGGCGTTCAAAGAATCCGAAGCTGCAATGCTTGCAAATCTTGCTGCCGTGTGCACCCACGAACTCTGCCACTACTAAATTAAGGTCACTATATCAGAAGCCGTGGCATTTCTTAGCCATTGAATGCGTTAGGTTTACTATGTGTAGTAGACTTGTACTAACCACTTGAATCCTTTTACATGTTGAATTTGTTGTAGTCTGTAGAGCATAGCCCTTAGTTAATGCATATTGGGAGATTCTCTAACTCCACCTTCTTGAATTTATCAAGATTTGTACTGTAATTGAGAAGGCTGTTTTTCCCTCACTGCTTCATCAGTTTTGACTTCTCTTTCGATCaattctactttatttttgcGTACATGCCAATCACATCTGAATATAGTCTTGCTAAAGATAGGATTTTGGATTGAACAAGATTCAGCATATAATCACCTTTTTGTGCCTTTGCTTTTGAGTTGGTTTGGcaaaaaagtaaacaaaattgATACTTATCTACCTCTACTGATTGTGATACACTATATACAATTGACAAATATTAATCCTAATCGAGAATCTCTTTCAATGAAGCTAAAATCTAAAccaaagaaagaaagaaagattgATCAAGATTTCAGGCTCTGACGAATCTCCCCACAGAGGATCTGACTCTGAAGACATGTTCTTCACCGGTGCACTTATCCACCTTCACAATCCAGTTGCTCTTACTCCTCTTGGCAGCAGGCGGTGCCACTCTGGTGAGCAGCAGTCCTTCTCCGATGGGCAGCAGCTGTGTGCGCAGAGGGCTGTTCCTCCACGTCTCCCTGCAGAAGGCGTTGTATCCGAGCACAATTGTGTTTCCATGATGAGCCCTGGCATTCTCTTGAACGGCTGCCCCTATGATCTCCTCGTGGTTCTCAAGGTTGCAGTCAATGGCAATGAAGTCCGAGTCCTTGTAGCAGCCTGGGATGAGCACCTTGGCGTCCCCTATGACGAAGTCAATGTTGCCTGAATTGGGGCCGAGGGCGGCTGTGGAGGAGAGGAGCTCGTCCTGGCCTTGGAGAATGCAGATGAGGCGCCCTCCGGTTTGCTGTGCTGCTGCTAGGAGGGCGAGGGCGGTGGAATCTGCCGCTCCACTGCAGGCAACCACCATGAATTGAGCATTGTTCCCTGCTGCCATGGCTGAGATGAACTCCACTCCATTTGGCTCTTTAGCATTCTTTCCCTACAAACACATAAAAGAAGTACTAATAAGCAAAAGCTAATAATCATTCATTAGTTTCTTGGATTGGGATTTGAACATAGTATTAATGAACTCACCATTCTCATGGTTTTGAGATAGGCCTTGGTGGCATTTTCAGCAGACCAGCAAGCCATTTCTTGCAAATATTGGGAATTTGGTGAATCTCAAGAGCAGTAGTGGATTGTGTTGGTGAATGTGAATTTCCAAAAGTCTTGttgagaaatatatatatatgaagagagagaagcatGTGGGGACTCTGTGTATCCAACTGGCCATGcttgtaattatattatataaacaaTAATGTAAAAACCAACTTGTTTCCAAGAAGATAAAATGTACTCCATGTTGGTCGAAGCCGGTCTTATAATTATACCATCTCCATACAAATACTACAAGTTTAAGTTGAATAGATTACTAAGTAGGAGATGAAATATGATTTCCTAATAGTACAAGTTGAATTAAGGCATTGGCTAACTATTTAAACAGTTAACATATGGTATGGAGGAGTGAGTTTCGTGGAAGTTAATTATCGTAATTAGTGGTGATGTTTGAGAGGATATGTATGATCATTATCTTAATCCAAAGAAAATTATGCATATTAGCTGTAATGTTGTAGGTGAGAGGGACAACTGAAACCTTGACAATAACGAAGTCAACTTAATTAACAGAGTGTTTGCTGGAAAACTATGTGCTAAACACTAGTAATAAAAAGGCTGTTTCCACATATAATTAAAGAGTTTGATTTGAATAGTGATTGTAAGTGTGTCAGGGTGAGAAGGGATGGCGGTTTCCACTGTCCCCGGACAGGAATACAGAGATGTAGATGAGATCAAGTTGTTTCCAACCTCAGACACAAGCACAAAGAGGCATGCCTCGTTGCTGTCTAAACATCTGTCGATCAAAGcgtaaaaaaaaacaagatatCAAATCACAATGGGGGAAGTAAGTATGAGCTGTATCCAAAGGCAAAGGGGGAGCAGTTTGCTGAGAGATGCAGAGATTTGAAATGGCATGCCTCTGCCCACGCCACTATTAATTGGACTTCATTTCAGTTTTTTAGATTGCTTGCTTGTGGGCCAGCTTCGATGGAAATATGCATGAAGGTAGGTGACAAATCAGATCTAGTGTTTGAGCAAAAGAATCTTACAAAATATGGGCATTGCAAGTGTCTACTCATCAAGAATTTGCTTAGAGCATCAGAGACCGTGTGCTCAGTCAGTGGCTGCATTAAGCACTATAATGCCTATAAGCACGGGCCGATTACACGCTTATGAGTGCATAAGCATGCGGACGAGGCCTTCAATGGTTGCATCCCACATGACATTTcctaatcttttttattttgataaatttgtgtATTCTAAATtgattgttgtattttgtagGTTTTTAATTGTGCAATTTTCCACTTTATAAATTTCTTATCCAGATCCAAAAGTGCAAAACCAATATTTCATGCACTAAAAATGAGgttcattttaatatatcttcTGACtaagaaagaagaatgaattaaataagtaaaagtTTTATGTAGTATAACTATGGCAGAGtaagaaaaaatgtagtactatgtaaatactcctattattgtaaaaaaaatatacaattaaaatatattaaccattataattaagtttgtATTGATCTTCTGTaattctttagttttattcgagaaaaatgttttacatGTTACGTTAGTTTGATTATTGACATAAAccatagttttataatttgcCAAATTGggtctattttaaaaataaattcaaattgaggACATAAAAGATAAGGTTTAGGTTAATTGGTAATTACACTCTGCCAGCTAAGTTGATATTAAGACGCCCCTCGTCTTTATTCAAATTGGTAGCCTAATTAGGAGCCGGAAGCTTcagattaagaaaatatttgttggaaatattAATCCGTTCATTATTTATCTCTAAACAACAGCTCTCGTGGACGGCCTCATCATGCGGACCCAACCAAAtcctaattatttaataagtatAGTAGTTAGTTAATGTCTAATCATGAATtgataaatatgattataattagaaaatcctaattatcaatattttagaATTACAGACGTGTCCTCTAGAgaactagtattttattaaaattagtatcATATCCGTGATATCCGTGCTATATATGCACGGCATATTGTATTTccttaaaatatgtgtataataaaaaattattatgcattaaaagtaaaaattataaaaatacattctTAGAATTAGTACATAAATATTGATGACACAATGttaccaaaatttaaaaaataaaaataaaagtttgtaTCTTTCATGATAGATTCTTCGTATTTTCGTATCTCTTCGACCCGTGCTCtgtaatatactaatatattctctacgtcccataatagatgtcacactttctgTTTTAGTTTGTACCACAAaggatgtcacatttcttcttttggaaAAGTTCCCTCTCACaccattatattttctctcaccacttaacacacaaaataacatctcctaaaatctcgtgccatctcccaagtgtgacatctagtATTCATTATAATTAGCCCATAAATATTGTcgaaaatttatttgatatcGTAAATCCTAAGTTCAATAGTGAAACGTcaccaaaattttttttttttaaaactttgcATCTTTCATAATGGATTCTTTGTGTTCTTGTTTCTACTCGACTTGTGCTCTTGTAATATAGCTCATTAAAATTAGTCCataaatattgacaaaaatctagtaatacaaaaaattcataacGTACATCAACAATGtatgattaataatatatatagctCAATAGTGAAACaacatcacaaaaaaattaagaaataagaataaatctTCGCATCTTTCATGATGGATTCTTCGTGTTTTCGTTTCTGCTCGATCTGCGCCCTTGTTCCTAAGCTATAAGATCGATCCTAGCTATCTTGTCGCAATAAAGCTTCAagtttttagattttttttgagTTGCAAATCTCCCTTCAATAACAACACACATTTTATGTCactaaatagtttaattgcaTACCTTTTAAGAAAACCTTCATACTTTCAGTCtaattcttctctctcaagTTCTTCTcatacctatatatatataagaacaGGAAACTCAAAATCTTATGTCAATGCATGAAAGTTGAAAAGAATGAAAAGCGAGGAGAATCAATGGCAAGATTTTGTCTCAAGCATTGCATTCAGGTCACAGTGCACGtcgacaaacaaaaatatctatataattaatcttgtaaaaatttctccaaatttaAATGACATAGTAAAACCTCTCACTCACTCCACTTAATTAATCTTGTaaaatttctccaaatttaAATGACATAGTAAAACCTCTCACTTACTCCACGTAACCTCCCACTCACTCCATTTAATCACACGTTT
The nucleotide sequence above comes from Salvia hispanica cultivar TCC Black 2014 chromosome 5, UniMelb_Shisp_WGS_1.0, whole genome shotgun sequence. Encoded proteins:
- the LOC125190487 gene encoding uncharacterized protein LOC125190487, coding for MACWSAENATKAYLKTMRMGKNAKEPNGVEFISAMAAGNNAQFMVVACSGAADSTALALLAAAQQTGGRLICILQGQDELLSSTAALGPNSGNIDFVIGDAKVLIPGCYKDSDFIAIDCNLENHEEIIGAAVQENARAHHGNTIVLGYNAFCRETWRNSPLRTQLLPIGEGLLLTRVAPPAAKRSKSNWIVKVDKCTGEEHVFRVRSSVGRFVRA